One window from the genome of Spiractinospora alimapuensis encodes:
- a CDS encoding serine hydrolase domain-containing protein has protein sequence MAAKNFGRGWYGPPLLAVPALVLLVPLGCAVGGPETIQPFLDEELPDGSSGTLVAAIGDEKILCHAWGQADREAATDATCDTVYDTMSMTKQFTAAGILALQSQGELGVSDSITDHLDSVPTDQAEITIDQLLTHTSRLPESLGRDEEPLTRDELVARAFTAERLESPGDTYQYSNVGYSLLALIIEEASGMTYEEYLAENLFEPAGMTDTGYVLPDWSEDQVAVEYDEEGQAQGRPYERPWDEDGPYWNLHGNGGLLSTAHDMFRWHVALMGDTVLDTEAKEQLFLPTVREEPDSTYYAYGWGADSEDSDVLWHDGGNDYSSGWISRQRDGDAFVFWVSNASRSDAWDLGESGEDITDGVMRRLANAEDPPPSE, from the coding sequence GTGGCGGCGAAGAACTTCGGACGTGGTTGGTATGGGCCTCCGCTGCTGGCCGTGCCCGCTCTCGTTCTGCTCGTCCCTCTGGGGTGCGCGGTGGGTGGGCCGGAAACCATTCAACCGTTCTTGGACGAGGAGCTACCGGACGGAAGCAGCGGCACGTTGGTGGCCGCGATCGGCGACGAGAAGATCCTGTGTCACGCGTGGGGACAGGCCGACCGCGAAGCGGCCACCGACGCCACCTGCGACACCGTCTACGACACGATGTCCATGACCAAGCAGTTCACCGCGGCTGGCATCCTCGCGCTCCAGTCACAGGGCGAACTCGGCGTCTCCGATTCGATCACCGACCACCTGGACTCCGTCCCCACGGACCAGGCCGAGATCACCATCGATCAACTCCTCACGCACACATCCAGGCTACCGGAGTCCCTGGGGCGCGACGAAGAACCGCTGACCCGAGACGAGCTGGTGGCGCGGGCGTTCACGGCGGAGCGATTGGAGAGTCCTGGGGACACCTACCAGTACTCCAACGTCGGTTACAGCCTTCTCGCCCTGATCATCGAGGAGGCGTCCGGTATGACCTATGAGGAGTACCTGGCGGAGAACCTCTTCGAGCCCGCCGGCATGACGGACACCGGCTACGTGCTGCCCGACTGGTCCGAGGATCAGGTCGCCGTTGAGTACGACGAAGAGGGGCAGGCTCAGGGGCGCCCGTACGAACGGCCGTGGGACGAGGACGGCCCCTACTGGAACCTCCACGGCAACGGCGGCCTGTTGTCCACGGCTCACGACATGTTCCGGTGGCACGTCGCACTGATGGGCGACACGGTGCTGGACACCGAGGCCAAGGAACAACTGTTCCTTCCCACGGTGCGAGAGGAGCCCGACTCCACGTACTACGCCTACGGTTGGGGCGCCGACTCGGAGGACTCCGACGTCCTATGGCACGACGGCGGAAACGACTACTCCTCCGGATGGATCTCCCGCCAACGCGACGGAGACGCGTTCGTCTTCTGGGTGTCCAACGCGTCTCGCTCCGACGCCTGGGACCTCGGTGAATCAGGGGAGGACATCACCGACGGCGTCATGCGCCGTCTGGCCAACGCCGAGGACCCCCCTCCGAGTGAATGA
- a CDS encoding serine/threonine-protein kinase, translated as MVDQPTPLPEELAELEEADPRTIGPFEVIGRLGAGGMGVVYGALDGTGQCVAVKVIHPEFAEQAEYRERFEREVDLLRGLDAECVPAFLGADPHAEQPWMATEFVPGHTLSEHVREFGPLAGPTLHAFAAGTAEAIGAIHDADVIHRDIKPGNVILSPDGPKILDFGIARGATESTPEQGVHGTPGYLPPERLAGEPSSTAGDVFAWGGMVAFAATGRPPFGRGETQDVLRRVRSGQYDLTGVPDDLRELVERALSGDAVDRPTAVECFRESLRMAAPTVEVLSVDEIDTVPATQEERGRLVTTLARAWTGFDAAGHDPRAWAALGSGVAAAGATAGLTALMRGGVPLKGGPVAASPPAATASGGAAGGQIGGMTGAGGTATGISLGAKVAIGVGSIVAAGPGDRRLRSRVRRRRRGAGRGRPRAGGPRPGRGRGRRGLRRWRGH; from the coding sequence ATGGTTGACCAGCCCACGCCCCTGCCGGAGGAACTCGCCGAACTGGAGGAAGCCGATCCGCGGACGATCGGTCCCTTCGAGGTGATCGGCCGACTGGGTGCCGGTGGAATGGGTGTGGTGTACGGAGCGCTTGACGGGACCGGACAGTGTGTCGCGGTCAAGGTCATTCATCCGGAATTCGCCGAACAAGCCGAATACCGCGAACGGTTCGAGCGTGAGGTCGACCTGCTGCGTGGGCTCGACGCGGAATGCGTGCCCGCGTTCCTCGGCGCCGACCCCCACGCGGAACAGCCGTGGATGGCGACCGAATTCGTTCCCGGCCACACCCTGAGCGAACACGTGCGCGAGTTCGGCCCCCTCGCCGGGCCGACGCTGCACGCCTTCGCCGCGGGAACCGCGGAGGCCATCGGGGCCATCCACGACGCCGACGTGATCCACCGCGACATCAAGCCGGGCAACGTCATCCTGTCCCCGGACGGGCCGAAGATCCTGGACTTCGGCATCGCGCGCGGTGCCACCGAGTCCACGCCGGAGCAGGGCGTCCACGGAACTCCGGGATACCTGCCACCGGAACGCCTCGCCGGAGAACCCTCCTCCACCGCGGGCGACGTGTTCGCCTGGGGCGGGATGGTCGCGTTCGCGGCCACCGGCCGACCGCCGTTCGGCCGCGGCGAGACCCAGGACGTCCTGCGTCGAGTGCGCTCCGGGCAGTACGACCTCACCGGCGTCCCCGACGACCTGCGCGAGCTCGTCGAGCGCGCCCTGTCGGGGGACGCCGTGGACCGGCCCACGGCGGTCGAGTGCTTCCGGGAGAGCCTGCGGATGGCCGCGCCCACCGTCGAGGTGCTCTCCGTGGACGAGATCGACACCGTTCCCGCCACGCAGGAGGAGCGCGGCCGGCTCGTGACCACGCTCGCGCGCGCCTGGACCGGGTTCGACGCCGCCGGCCACGATCCACGTGCCTGGGCCGCGCTCGGATCCGGTGTCGCGGCCGCGGGAGCGACGGCCGGACTCACCGCGCTCATGCGAGGAGGAGTACCACTGAAGGGAGGCCCGGTGGCCGCGAGTCCGCCCGCGGCCACCGCCTCCGGTGGCGCGGCCGGTGGGCAGATCGGCGGCATGACCGGCGCGGGTGGCACCGCCACCGGGATCTCCCTCGGTGCCAAGGTCGCCATCGGAGTCGGATCGATCGTCGCCGCCGGCCCTGGCGACCGGCGGCTACGCTCTCGTGTCCGACGACGGCGCCGAGGAGCCGGGAGAGGCCGCCCCCGAGCAGGAGGCCCCCGACCCGGACGGGGAAGGGGCCGGCGAGGACTCCGACGATGGCGAGGACACTGA
- a CDS encoding HtaA domain-containing protein has protein sequence MRPPQSSRRGRAGRVGLAGFAAASVAAAGLFTFAPAASADTALEGSGDWGVKESFRNYVGGPIADGEVTPSEGASRNDDGTFAWPLDSGTADAESGEFTVQFSGSVAFEGHDYGQGAVLEVHVANPRVEGDEDGATVYADLSSREFHGADPNIPPGEMVDYGTVAVADLDGVDVAVAEDTLTVTTESGSLREEAVAGFAEFYDAGDAMDPFAFTASLDSDDGGGETDPDGPSVELSKSTDLDPEGETVEVTGTGFAPDQGVYAMLTATLPEEGEAPSGQAPGAAQAWIRADAIDDDGTFTAEIEVVGSYTLGDGDDEEGEDGAEDQEVVDCLEDQCYVLVANDHTAITDRSQDVATPVSFAQGEDSDDEGGEREIVDGSGDWGVKESFRNYLGSPVADGEITPSEGASRNDDGTFAWPVESGTADSDSGEFSVQFSGSVAFEGHDYGSGPVLEVHVANPRVEGDEDGATVYADLSSREFNGADPSIPPGDLVEFGTVAVAELDGVDATFDDDAFSFDSEAGSLHAEAVEGFADFYDEGDPMDPFSFATTTQPGGDGNGNGDEDEDPIPETGDIVDGRIDWGVKESFRTYIEGDIAEGSISVSDDARRNDDGTFAFRYTEGALTPPTADLSFGGTVLFDGHDYGSGPELELTLSDPRVEFDGADGTLFADVTSRGLIEGELVDYPDVALADLEVSDADIDGDLIVWEDIPAELTSDGVPAFDHFYMEGDALDPVTITLTTSEDVDLWGDGDDKQGPGDGAGGGGGLPQTGPGILAIVLAAVALTATGTALMVRRRKGIGTTPGM, from the coding sequence ATGAGACCCCCGCAATCCTCTCGGCGCGGCCGTGCCGGCCGTGTCGGCCTGGCCGGCTTCGCCGCGGCGAGCGTCGCCGCCGCTGGGCTGTTCACGTTCGCGCCCGCCGCGTCCGCGGACACCGCCCTCGAGGGATCCGGTGACTGGGGCGTGAAGGAGTCCTTCCGCAACTACGTCGGCGGCCCGATCGCCGACGGTGAGGTCACTCCGTCCGAAGGCGCGTCGCGGAACGACGACGGCACCTTCGCCTGGCCCCTCGACTCCGGTACCGCCGACGCGGAGTCCGGTGAGTTCACCGTCCAGTTCTCCGGCTCGGTGGCCTTCGAGGGCCACGATTACGGCCAGGGCGCGGTCCTCGAGGTCCACGTCGCCAACCCGCGGGTCGAGGGCGACGAGGACGGTGCCACCGTCTACGCCGACCTCTCCAGCCGCGAGTTCCACGGCGCCGACCCGAACATCCCACCGGGCGAGATGGTCGACTACGGAACGGTCGCCGTCGCCGACCTGGACGGCGTGGACGTCGCCGTCGCCGAGGACACGCTGACCGTGACCACCGAGTCCGGCAGCCTGCGCGAGGAGGCGGTGGCCGGCTTCGCCGAGTTCTACGACGCCGGGGACGCCATGGACCCCTTCGCGTTCACCGCGTCCCTCGACTCCGACGACGGAGGAGGGGAGACCGACCCGGACGGCCCCAGCGTGGAACTCTCCAAGTCCACCGACCTGGACCCCGAGGGCGAGACGGTCGAGGTGACCGGCACCGGCTTCGCCCCGGACCAGGGCGTCTACGCCATGCTCACCGCGACCCTCCCCGAGGAAGGGGAGGCCCCGTCGGGGCAGGCCCCCGGCGCGGCACAGGCGTGGATCCGCGCCGACGCCATCGACGACGACGGCACGTTCACCGCCGAGATCGAGGTCGTCGGCAGCTACACGCTTGGTGACGGCGACGACGAGGAAGGCGAGGACGGCGCCGAGGACCAGGAGGTCGTGGACTGTCTGGAGGACCAGTGCTACGTACTGGTGGCCAACGACCACACCGCCATCACCGACCGGTCCCAGGACGTCGCGACGCCGGTGAGCTTCGCTCAGGGCGAGGACTCCGACGACGAGGGCGGCGAGCGCGAGATCGTCGACGGTTCCGGTGACTGGGGTGTGAAGGAGTCCTTCCGCAACTACCTCGGGAGTCCGGTCGCCGACGGGGAGATCACTCCGTCGGAGGGGGCGTCGCGGAACGACGACGGCACCTTCGCCTGGCCGGTCGAGTCCGGTACCGCCGACAGCGACTCCGGTGAGTTCTCGGTCCAGTTCTCCGGCTCGGTGGCCTTCGAGGGCCACGACTACGGATCCGGCCCCGTGCTCGAGGTCCACGTCGCCAACCCGCGGGTCGAGGGTGACGAGGACGGCGCGACCGTCTACGCCGACCTCTCCAGCCGCGAGTTCAACGGTGCCGACCCCTCCATCCCGCCGGGCGACTTGGTCGAGTTCGGCACGGTCGCCGTCGCGGAACTGGACGGCGTGGACGCGACCTTCGACGACGACGCCTTCTCCTTCGACAGCGAGGCGGGCTCCCTCCACGCCGAGGCCGTGGAGGGATTCGCGGACTTCTACGACGAGGGGGACCCGATGGACCCCTTCTCCTTCGCCACCACGACCCAGCCCGGCGGCGACGGCAACGGCAACGGTGACGAGGACGAAGACCCGATCCCCGAGACCGGGGACATCGTCGATGGCCGCATCGACTGGGGCGTGAAGGAGTCCTTCCGCACCTACATCGAGGGCGACATCGCCGAGGGCAGCATCTCCGTCTCCGACGACGCCCGCCGTAACGACGACGGCACCTTCGCCTTCCGCTACACCGAGGGCGCGCTCACCCCGCCGACGGCGGACCTCTCGTTCGGCGGGACCGTCCTGTTCGACGGCCACGACTACGGGTCCGGCCCCGAACTGGAACTCACCCTGAGCGACCCCCGCGTCGAGTTCGACGGTGCCGACGGAACCCTCTTCGCGGACGTCACCAGCCGGGGACTCATCGAGGGTGAACTCGTCGACTACCCCGACGTCGCGCTCGCCGACCTCGAGGTCAGCGACGCCGACATCGACGGCGACCTCATCGTCTGGGAGGACATCCCCGCCGAGTTGACCAGCGACGGCGTGCCCGCCTTCGATCACTTCTACATGGAGGGCGACGCGCTCGACCCCGTCACCATCACCCTGACCACGTCGGAGGACGTGGACCTGTGGGGCGACGGTGACGACAAGCAGGGTCCGGGCGACGGAGCCGGCGGCGGAGGCGGCCTGCCCCAGACCGGCCCCGGGATCCTCGCGATCGTGCTCGCCGCCGTGGCCCTCACCGCCACCGGAACGGCCCTCATGGTGCGCCGCCGTAAAGGCATCGGAACGACCCCAGGAATGTAA
- a CDS encoding cell wall protein: MRRLARTATAGIAAAGVFLLAPAAHGATGEAEPPETSRTETDATPDREVLTAVDRDQDLDPTGDEVTVVGTGYTPHATVRVQLWVLPEGHGEIPEDGPPPPDGAPDAERTVDIDVDARGVFSTDLDVATDFAHDAGFDPETDPFELRVWSPDEDPAEEDPAADTVAASVPTDPARLPLQFAAAQPAAAPASPAAPGDSDPPADSSGAESPANAPASPREEEGSGGQELSVSKTSDLDPDGETVTVTGSGYDTSKGIYVALCDVSGASSSQPPSPCLGGVDMEGEGGHSVWISSNPPPYGEGLAEPYDGSGTDGGFTVQLRVQAADEFTDCLDSGTECAVATRNDHTRGSDRGQDVFVPVTFAGQDGSGGSEGSGGSGDDSDAGGGPNSANGGAGPSGSGSSGSLPRTGAALAGLVAVATAACVAGGATMRLARRRSTTR; encoded by the coding sequence ATGCGCCGCCTAGCCAGAACCGCCACGGCCGGTATCGCGGCGGCCGGAGTCTTCCTCCTGGCCCCCGCCGCCCACGGCGCGACGGGAGAGGCGGAGCCGCCCGAAACCTCGCGCACCGAAACGGACGCGACGCCGGACCGCGAGGTCCTCACCGCGGTCGACCGCGACCAGGACCTGGACCCGACCGGGGACGAAGTCACCGTCGTCGGCACCGGGTACACGCCCCACGCCACCGTCCGCGTCCAGCTCTGGGTACTGCCGGAAGGGCACGGCGAGATCCCCGAGGACGGTCCGCCCCCGCCCGACGGAGCGCCCGACGCGGAACGCACCGTGGACATCGACGTGGACGCGCGGGGCGTGTTCAGCACCGACCTCGACGTCGCCACCGACTTCGCCCACGACGCCGGCTTCGACCCCGAGACGGACCCCTTCGAACTCCGCGTGTGGTCGCCCGACGAGGACCCGGCCGAGGAAGACCCGGCTGCGGACACGGTCGCCGCGAGCGTCCCGACCGATCCGGCGCGGCTCCCCCTCCAGTTCGCCGCGGCCCAGCCCGCCGCGGCCCCCGCGAGCCCAGCCGCGCCCGGCGACTCCGACCCGCCCGCCGACTCCTCCGGCGCCGAGTCCCCCGCCAACGCCCCGGCCTCCCCGCGTGAGGAGGAGGGGTCCGGCGGGCAGGAACTCTCCGTCTCCAAGACCTCGGATCTCGACCCCGACGGCGAGACCGTGACCGTCACCGGATCCGGCTACGACACCAGCAAGGGCATCTACGTCGCCCTCTGCGACGTCTCCGGCGCCAGCTCCTCCCAGCCGCCCAGCCCCTGCCTCGGCGGCGTCGACATGGAGGGCGAAGGCGGCCACTCCGTGTGGATCTCCTCCAACCCCCCGCCCTACGGTGAGGGACTCGCGGAACCCTACGACGGCAGCGGCACCGACGGCGGCTTCACCGTCCAACTCCGCGTCCAGGCCGCCGACGAGTTCACCGACTGCCTGGACTCCGGCACCGAGTGCGCCGTCGCGACCCGCAACGACCACACACGCGGAAGCGACCGCGGCCAGGACGTATTCGTGCCCGTGACCTTCGCCGGTCAAGATGGTTCGGGTGGATCGGAAGGTTCCGGCGGATCCGGGGACGATTCCGACGCCGGCGGTGGCCCGAACAGCGCGAACGGAGGGGCGGGTCCATCGGGGTCCGGCTCGTCGGGGTCGCTGCCGCGGACCGGCGCGGCGCTCGCCGGCCTCGTCGCGGTCGCCACCGCGGCCTGCGTCGCCGGTGGCGCGACCATGCGCCTCGCCCGTCGCCGGTCGACCACGCGCTGA
- a CDS encoding heme/hemin ABC transporter substrate-binding protein, with amino-acid sequence MSPSPRNARRSVAVALLLPVLGLLGCVPTVEPDDESGTASSDVPELAENRTQPLDETADPELPVTVPSVDLDSVASGADAEELTYEDVEVTDTSRILPLTGMIAEVVFTLGLGDNVVGRDAAADFVEAEDLPVVSEGHDVSPENALAQEPTVILADTWTGPPEALDQLQASGIPLVILEEAWTFDDMYPRFERVAEALGVPELGTRLVERTQSQMEEVGENAPTGDPLSVAFLYLRGTAGVYLLGGRGSGADALIEEVGAVDAGVEIGLEEPFTPITTEALISAQPDVLLVMSNGLESVGGVDGLAEIPGIAQTPAGQEGRVIDMPDGVLLNYGPRTPQVVAALAEELYGADEDTDGGDTTGAEDGQ; translated from the coding sequence ATGTCTCCTTCGCCCCGGAACGCGCGGCGCTCCGTCGCCGTCGCGCTCCTCCTCCCGGTGCTCGGACTGCTCGGTTGCGTTCCCACCGTGGAACCCGACGACGAATCCGGGACGGCCTCCTCGGACGTCCCCGAACTGGCGGAGAACCGCACCCAACCCCTCGACGAGACGGCGGACCCGGAGCTCCCGGTGACCGTCCCCTCCGTCGACCTCGACTCCGTGGCCAGTGGCGCCGACGCCGAGGAACTCACCTACGAGGACGTCGAGGTCACCGACACCAGCCGGATCCTCCCGCTCACCGGAATGATCGCCGAGGTGGTGTTCACGCTGGGGCTCGGCGACAACGTCGTCGGACGCGACGCGGCGGCGGACTTCGTCGAGGCGGAGGACCTCCCCGTCGTCAGTGAGGGACACGACGTCTCCCCCGAGAACGCCCTCGCCCAAGAACCGACCGTCATCCTGGCCGACACCTGGACCGGGCCGCCCGAGGCACTCGACCAGCTCCAGGCCTCGGGGATTCCGCTCGTGATCCTGGAGGAGGCCTGGACGTTCGACGACATGTACCCCCGGTTCGAACGCGTCGCGGAGGCGCTGGGGGTGCCCGAGCTCGGGACGCGGCTGGTGGAACGCACCCAGAGCCAGATGGAGGAGGTGGGCGAGAACGCCCCCACCGGGGACCCCCTCTCGGTGGCGTTCCTCTACCTCCGCGGCACCGCCGGCGTGTACCTGCTCGGCGGCCGGGGCTCCGGGGCGGACGCGCTGATCGAGGAGGTCGGCGCCGTGGACGCCGGTGTGGAGATCGGACTGGAGGAGCCCTTCACCCCGATCACCACCGAGGCGCTCATCTCGGCCCAACCCGACGTCCTCCTCGTGATGTCCAACGGCCTGGAGTCGGTCGGTGGCGTGGACGGCCTGGCCGAGATTCCCGGCATCGCCCAGACCCCCGCGGGTCAGGAGGGGCGCGTCATCGACATGCCCGACGGCGTGCTGCTGAACTACGGCCCTCGGACGCCCCAGGTCGTCGCGGCACTCGCCGAGGAGCTCTACGGCGCGGACGAGGACACCGACGGCGGCGACACCACCGGCGCGGAGGACGGCCAGTGA
- a CDS encoding FecCD family ABC transporter permease → MTLRVADRASESPQRHLRGPAVLTTLAVGLVAVAVVASGLGAYPVPPAEVLGSILHRAGLDLGPRPDQVAETVLWEVRFPRVLLALGVGAALGCAGAMMQGIFGNPLAEPGVIGISSGAAVGAILVIFSGLSVLGYWTIIASGFVFGLATTLFVYLFARSQGRTEVVTLLLTGIAVNAVAGAAIGLMINFSQSAEIQSITFWQLGSVGAANWPKVWALLPCLALGFLAVPIYARRLDLLALGEGSARHLGVNVERMRLWLIVALALLTSAAVAFAGIVSFVGLVVPHIVRMLAGPGHRVLLPASVLGGALLVAADLAARTVAAPAEIPLGVVTALIGGPFFFWLLRRARGRQGGWA, encoded by the coding sequence GTGACCCTGCGCGTCGCGGATCGCGCGTCCGAATCCCCCCAACGCCACCTCCGCGGACCCGCAGTCCTCACCACGCTGGCGGTCGGGCTGGTGGCGGTGGCCGTGGTCGCCTCGGGGTTAGGGGCCTACCCCGTCCCGCCCGCCGAGGTCCTCGGATCCATCCTGCACCGCGCCGGCCTGGATCTGGGCCCCCGACCAGACCAGGTCGCCGAGACCGTCCTGTGGGAGGTGCGGTTCCCCCGCGTCCTGCTCGCGTTGGGCGTGGGAGCCGCTCTGGGCTGCGCGGGGGCCATGATGCAGGGCATCTTCGGCAACCCGCTCGCCGAGCCCGGCGTCATCGGTATCTCCTCGGGCGCCGCCGTGGGCGCGATCCTCGTCATCTTCAGCGGGCTGTCCGTGCTGGGCTACTGGACCATCATCGCCTCGGGGTTCGTGTTCGGGCTGGCCACAACACTGTTCGTCTATCTCTTCGCCCGTTCCCAGGGACGCACCGAGGTCGTCACTCTCCTGCTCACCGGCATCGCCGTCAACGCGGTGGCGGGCGCGGCCATCGGGCTGATGATCAACTTTTCGCAGAGCGCCGAGATCCAGTCGATCACCTTCTGGCAGCTCGGCAGCGTCGGCGCCGCGAACTGGCCCAAGGTCTGGGCGCTGCTGCCGTGCCTCGCCCTGGGCTTCCTCGCCGTCCCGATCTACGCGCGACGACTAGATCTGTTGGCGCTCGGCGAGGGGTCGGCCCGACACCTCGGCGTCAACGTCGAACGGATGCGGTTGTGGCTCATCGTCGCCCTCGCATTGCTGACCTCGGCGGCGGTGGCGTTCGCCGGCATCGTGAGCTTCGTCGGCCTCGTCGTCCCCCACATCGTCCGCATGCTGGCCGGCCCCGGCCACCGGGTGCTGCTGCCGGCCAGCGTCCTCGGCGGTGCGTTGCTCGTGGCCGCCGACCTCGCCGCGCGCACGGTCGCGGCCCCGGCGGAGATCCCGCTCGGGGTCGTCACCGCCCTCATCGGCGGCCCCTTCTTCTTCTGGCTACTGCGCCGGGCCCGTGGACGTCAGGGAGGGTGGGCGTGA
- a CDS encoding heme ABC transporter ATP-binding protein: protein MRTLSRMAREALSRAGLRFAGPPPATTPGETVLSAHGVTVRYGSHTVLDDVDIDITAGELVCLVGPNGAGKSTLLSVLSGDTGRSARGGAVLLHGRPIQEFTAAELALRRSVLSQDHAVSFPFPVGEIVAMGRAPWAGLRSPEEDESIVARAMEATDITHLAHRRFPTLSGGERARVALARVIAQEAPVTLWDEPTAALDIRHQEMVLRMAREHTRRGDAVVVVLHDLDLAAAYADRVAIVSDARIAAFGAPEKVFTAPLLGRVYQQDVEIVSHPRTGIPLVQPVREGVTPPGIT from the coding sequence GTGAGAACACTGTCACGGATGGCGCGCGAGGCGCTCAGCCGCGCCGGGCTCCGCTTCGCCGGCCCACCCCCCGCCACCACGCCCGGCGAGACGGTGCTGAGCGCCCACGGCGTCACGGTCCGCTACGGGTCACACACCGTGCTCGACGACGTGGACATCGACATCACCGCCGGCGAGCTCGTCTGCCTGGTGGGGCCGAACGGCGCGGGCAAGAGCACACTGCTCTCAGTGCTCAGCGGCGACACCGGCCGATCGGCGCGGGGCGGCGCCGTACTCCTGCACGGTCGGCCGATCCAGGAGTTCACGGCCGCGGAACTCGCGCTGCGCCGCTCCGTTCTGTCGCAGGACCACGCGGTCAGTTTCCCGTTCCCGGTGGGCGAGATCGTCGCCATGGGGAGGGCCCCCTGGGCTGGGCTCCGCTCCCCAGAGGAGGACGAGTCGATCGTCGCCCGGGCGATGGAAGCGACGGATATCACACACCTCGCGCACCGCCGCTTCCCGACCCTGTCGGGTGGCGAACGGGCGCGGGTCGCGCTGGCTCGGGTCATCGCCCAGGAAGCCCCGGTGACGCTGTGGGACGAGCCGACCGCGGCCCTGGACATCCGACACCAGGAGATGGTGCTGCGCATGGCCCGCGAGCACACGCGGCGGGGGGACGCCGTGGTCGTGGTTCTCCACGATCTGGATCTGGCTGCTGCCTATGCGGACAGAGTCGCGATAGTCTCCGATGCGAGGATCGCCGCGTTCGGCGCTCCGGAGAAGGTCTTTACGGCACCGTTACTCGGCCGGGTGTATCAACAGGACGTCGAAATCGTGTCCCACCCCCGCACCGGTATTCCGCTGGTTCAGCCAGTCCGGGAGGGGGTAACCCCGCCGGGGATCACGTAA